The following are from one region of the Neurospora crassa OR74A linkage group III, whole genome shotgun sequence genome:
- the trp-1 gene encoding anthranilate synthase component II, variant — protein MSSSSVVDHSPHDSAPSPLVPTASNLILIDNYDSFTWNVYQYLVLEGAKVTVFRNDQITIDELIAKNPTQLVISPGPGHPGTDSGISRDAIRHFAGKIPIFGVCMGQQCIFDVYGGDVCFAGEILHGKTSPLRHDGKGAYAGLSQDLPVTRYHSLAGTHVTLPECLEVTSWIAKEDGSKGVIMGVRHKEYTIEGVQFHPESILSAEGRGMFRNFLHMQGGTWAENERLQKAAQAQAANTKSDAPTPKKSNILQKIYAHRKAAVDAQKQIPSLRPSDLQAAYNLSIAPPQISLVDRLRNSPFDVALCAEIKRASPSKGVFALDIDAPSQARKYALAGASVISVLTEPEWFKGSIDDLRAVRQVLNGMPNRPAVLRKEFIFDEYQILEARLAGADTVLLIVKMLEYELLERLYKYSLSLGMEPLVEVQNTEEMATAIKLGAKVIGVNNRNLESFEVDLGTTGRLRSMVPSDTFLCALSGINTHQDVLDCKRDGVNGILVGEAIMRAPDATQFIRELCAGLTGPVPKSAAEPLLVKICGTRSAEAAAEAIKAGADLVGMIMVPGTKRCVDHETALSISQAVHMSKKTGSTEVSSQASKSARDFFNINAEIIRKRGPLLVGVFMNQPLEEVLEKQHLYDLDIVQLHGDEPLEWANLIPVPVVRKFKPGQVGLATRGYHAVPLLDSGAGSGTLLDLESVKKELEKDEQVTVLLAGGLEPSNVVETVKSLGPLSERVIGVDVSSGVEEGGKQSLEKIREFVKAAKSVR, from the coding sequence ATGTCGTCCTCCTCAGTCGTCGACCACTCTCCCCACGATTCCGCTCCTTCGCCCCTGGTGCCAACCGCCTCcaacctcatcctcatcgacaACTATGATTCGTTTACCTGGAACGTCTACCAGTACCTCGTCCTCGAGGGCGCCAAGGTGACCGTCTTCCGCAACGACCAGATCACCATCGACGAGCTCATCGCAAAGAACCCCACCCAGCTCGTCATCAGCCCTGGGCCCGGTCATCCCGGCACCGACTCCGGTATCTCGCGCGATGCCATCAGGCACTTCGCCGGCAAGATCCCCATCTTTGGCGTGTGCATGGGCCAGCAGTGCATCTTTGACGTCTATGGCGGCGACGTGTGCTTCGCCGGTGAGATTCTGCACGGAAAGACCTCTCCTCTGCGCCACGACGGCAAGGGCGCATATGCCGGTCTGTCTCAGGATCTGCCAGTGACGAGATACCACTCTCTTGCCGGTACTCATGTCACCCTTCCCGAGTGCTTGGAGGTTACCTCTTGGATTGCGAAGGAGGACGGTTCCAAGGGTGTCATCATGGGTGTCCGCCACAAGGAGTACACCATTGAGGGTGTTCAGTTCCACCCGGAGAGTATTCTGTCTGCTGAGGGTCGTGGCATGTTCCGGAACTTCCTTCACATGCAGGGAGGCACTTGGGCGGAGAACGAGAGACTGCAAAAGGCCGCCCAGGCACAGGCTGCCAACACAAAGTCCGACGCTCCCACGCCCAAGAAGAGCAACATCCTTCAAAAGATTTACGCCCACCGTAAGGCTGCTGTGGATGCTCAGAAGCAGATTCCTTCCCTGAGACCTTCTGACCTCCAAGCCGCTTATAACCTGAGCATCGCCCCTCCTCAAATCTCTCTTGTCGACCGTCTTCGCAATTCCCCCTTCGATGTCGCTCTTTGCGCCGAGATCAAGAGGGCATCTCCCTCCAAGGGTGTCTTTGCGCTTGATATTGACGCTCCGTCGCAAGCTCGCAAGTATGCGCTTGCCGGCGCGAGTGTCATCTCGGTCCTGACCGAGCCAGAGTGGTTCAAGGGCAGCATCGATGACCTCCGTGCTGTCCGTCAGGTCCTTAACGGCATGCCCAACCGGCCCGCCGTCCTGCGCAAGGAGTTCATCTTTGACGAGTACCAGATCCTCGAAGCCAGACTTGCCGGTGCTGACACTGTTCTCCTCATTGTCAAGATGCTCGAGTATGAGCTCCTCGAGCGCCTATACAAGTACTCCTTGTCTCTCGGCATGGAGCCCCTAGTCGAGGTCCAGAACACCGAGGAGATGGCCACAGCCATCAAGCTCGGCGCCAAGGTTATCGGCGTCAACAACCGCAATCTCGAGAGCTTCGAAGTCGACCTTGGCACTACCGGCCGTCTCCGTAGCATGGTCCCCAGCGACACCTTCCTCTGCGCTCTCAGCGGCATCAACACTCACCAAGATGTTCTTGACTGCAAGCGCGACGGTGTCAACGGCATTCTTGTCGGCGAGGCCATCATGCGTGCCCCTGATGCCACCCAGTTCATCCGTGAGCTCTGCGCCGGCCTGACGGGCCCCGTGCCCAAGTCCGCCGCCGAGCCGCTGCTTGTCAAGATCTGCGGCACCCGTTCTGCCGAGGCCGCTGCGGAAGCCATCAAGGCCGGTGCTGATCTTGTGGGCATGATCATGGTGCCAGGCACCAAGCGTTGCGTCGACCATGAGACCGCCCTTTCCATCTCCCAGGCTGTGCACATGAGCAAGAAGACCGGATCCACCGAGGTCTCCTCGCAAGCCTCCAAGTCCGCAAGGGACTTTTTCAATATCAACGCCGAGATCATCCGCAAGCGGGGACCTCTGCTGGTAGGTGTCTTCATGAACCAGCCCCTTGAGGAGGTGCTCGAGAAGCAGCATCTCTACGATCTCGATATCGTCCAGCTCCACGGTGACGAGCCGCTCGAGTGGGCCAACCTTATTCCAGTCCCCGTTGTCCGCAAGTTCAAGCCCGGCCAGGTCGGTCTTGCGACCCGTGGGTACCATGCCGTGCCCCTGCTGGATTCGGGCGCTGGATCCGGCACGTTGTTGGACTTGGAGTCTGTCAagaaggagttggagaaggatgaGCAGGTAACCGTCTTGCTTGCGGGCGGATTGGAGCCTAGCAATGTTGTCGAGACGGTAAAATCTTTGGGGCCTCTGAGTGAGAGGGTgattggtgttgatgttagCAGTGgcgttgaggagggaggcaaGCAGAGCTTGGAGAAGATCAGGGAGTTTGTTAAGGCTGCCAAGTCTGTCAGGTAA